One genomic segment of Nitrosopumilus sp. includes these proteins:
- the uvrB gene encoding excinuclease ABC subunit UvrB, with the protein MEQIHKFELASDYVPTGDQPQAIDALVDGVKKGSIQTLLGVTGSGKTFSVANVIARTGKNTLVISHNKTLAAQLYSELKQFFPKNNVGYFVSYYDYYQPESYLPQTDTYIEKDTQINEKIEKLRLEATAMLLSGEPTIIVSTVSCIYSLGNPQDWEDLAITINAGDEVKRNEIIRKLIDARYERNDTEVAPGNFRVKGDTIDITPAYSEDLVRISLFGDEVEKITLLDHVSLKEKKKVSTMKIFPAKHYLIAKDVREKAIKSIKEELSNRLPELNELEKQRLEMRTKYDLEMIEELGYCSGIENYSRHFDGRKPGEKAFCLMDFFGDDYLLVIDESHVTLPQLHGMYKGDHSRKKELVTYGFRLPSAYDNRPLQFEEFEEYIKNTIFVSATPSEYERKISSKIVEQLVRPTGLLDPVVEIRPTKDQMDDLIEEISKRAAKSERVLVTTLTKRMAEDLAEYLSKKQVKVRYMHSEIDGLQRTELIRQLRLGEFDVLVGINLLREGLDIPEVSLVAILDADKEGFLRNFTSLIQTCGRAARNEHGTVIMYADNMTVSIKNTIEETKRRREKQIQYNKENNIIPKTIIKSVPEQETTLDESKLKSIHDLTTDIVELDAQMKKYSEELDFERAIECRDRIKRLEKEIELKDGRK; encoded by the coding sequence TTGGAACAAATACACAAATTTGAATTAGCATCTGACTATGTCCCTACAGGAGATCAACCACAGGCAATTGATGCACTAGTTGATGGAGTCAAAAAAGGATCAATTCAAACTTTACTTGGTGTTACGGGAAGTGGAAAAACTTTCTCAGTTGCAAATGTTATTGCCAGAACTGGTAAAAACACTCTAGTTATTTCACATAACAAAACTCTTGCGGCACAACTTTATTCAGAACTAAAACAATTTTTTCCAAAAAATAATGTTGGATATTTCGTATCATACTATGATTATTATCAACCTGAGAGTTATTTACCACAAACTGATACCTATATTGAAAAAGATACTCAAATTAATGAAAAAATTGAAAAATTAAGATTAGAAGCAACTGCCATGCTGTTATCAGGTGAGCCTACAATTATTGTTTCAACTGTTTCTTGTATTTACTCACTTGGAAATCCACAAGATTGGGAGGATTTGGCAATTACAATTAATGCTGGAGATGAAGTAAAAAGAAATGAAATTATTAGAAAATTAATTGACGCACGCTATGAAAGAAATGATACTGAAGTGGCACCTGGTAATTTCAGAGTTAAGGGCGATACTATTGATATCACCCCTGCCTATTCAGAAGATCTAGTTAGAATATCTCTCTTTGGTGATGAAGTAGAAAAAATCACTTTACTTGATCATGTTTCACTCAAAGAGAAGAAAAAAGTTTCAACAATGAAAATTTTTCCTGCTAAACACTATCTTATCGCAAAAGATGTTCGTGAAAAAGCTATCAAATCAATTAAAGAAGAATTGTCAAATAGATTGCCTGAATTAAATGAGCTTGAAAAACAGAGACTTGAAATGAGAACAAAATATGATTTGGAGATGATTGAAGAACTTGGATATTGTTCTGGTATAGAAAACTATTCTCGACATTTTGATGGCAGAAAACCTGGAGAAAAAGCATTTTGCTTGATGGATTTCTTTGGTGATGATTATCTCTTAGTTATTGATGAATCTCATGTTACTTTGCCTCAATTACATGGAATGTACAAAGGAGATCATTCTAGAAAAAAAGAGCTTGTTACATATGGATTTAGGTTGCCTAGTGCATATGATAATAGACCATTACAATTTGAAGAATTTGAAGAATACATCAAAAACACCATTTTTGTCTCTGCTACTCCTTCAGAGTATGAAAGAAAAATCTCTTCAAAAATTGTAGAACAGCTTGTTAGGCCTACTGGATTACTAGATCCTGTAGTTGAGATTAGACCTACTAAAGATCAAATGGATGATTTAATTGAAGAAATATCCAAAAGAGCCGCCAAATCTGAGCGAGTTTTAGTCACTACATTAACCAAAAGAATGGCCGAAGATCTTGCTGAATATCTCTCAAAAAAACAAGTCAAAGTACGATACATGCATTCTGAAATTGATGGATTACAAAGAACCGAACTAATCAGACAATTGAGGCTAGGTGAGTTTGATGTTTTAGTTGGAATCAATCTTCTTAGAGAGGGATTGGATATTCCTGAGGTCTCGTTGGTTGCAATATTGGATGCAGACAAGGAAGGATTTTTGAGAAACTTTACAAGCCTTATTCAGACATGTGGTCGTGCTGCAAGAAATGAACATGGAACAGTAATAATGTATGCCGATAATATGACAGTATCAATAAAAAACACAATAGAAGAAACTAAACGTCGTAGAGAAAAACAAATTCAATACAATAAAGAAAATAATATTATTCCAAAAACAATAATAAAATCTGTTCCAGAACAAGAAACAACATTAGATGAATCTAAACTAAAATCAATTCATGATCTTACTACTGATATAGTTGAACTTGATGCACAAATGAAAAAATATTCTGAAGAATTAGACTTTGAGCGTGCAATAGAGTGCAGAGATAGGATAAAAAGACTAGAAAAGGAGATTGAACTAAAAGATGGCAGAAAATAA
- the purN gene encoding phosphoribosylglycinamide formyltransferase codes for MLNLGILISGRGSNMESILKTIKRKKIPINPAIVISNNPNAKGLRIAQKLGVKTEIIESKGFKGTREEYDEKIISALSKNGVTPKNGLVCLAGFMRIISPKFVKKYKNRIINIHPALLPAFPGLDSQKQALEYGTKYSGCTVHFVDSGMDTGPIIIQAVVKVKENDTEESLSKRILKEEHRIYPEAVNLFARKKIKVYGRKTKIT; via the coding sequence TTGCTAAATCTAGGAATTTTAATCTCAGGTCGCGGGAGCAACATGGAATCAATTTTAAAAACCATAAAACGAAAAAAGATTCCAATAAATCCTGCAATAGTAATTTCAAATAACCCAAATGCAAAGGGTCTCAGAATTGCACAAAAGTTAGGTGTAAAAACTGAGATTATTGAAAGCAAAGGATTCAAAGGAACAAGAGAAGAATATGATGAGAAAATTATTTCTGCATTATCAAAAAATGGAGTAACACCAAAAAATGGGCTTGTTTGCCTTGCAGGATTTATGAGAATTATTAGCCCAAAATTTGTAAAAAAATACAAAAATAGAATCATAAATATTCATCCAGCCTTGTTACCAGCATTCCCAGGACTTGATTCACAAAAACAAGCCTTAGAGTATGGAACAAAATATTCAGGATGCACTGTACATTTTGTGGACTCTGGAATGGACACAGGTCCTATAATAATTCAAGCAGTAGTCAAAGTCAAAGAAAATGATACAGAAGAATCATTATCAAAAAGAATTCTAAAAGAAGAACATAGGATTTATCCGGAGGCAGTTAATCTATTTGCTAGAAAAAAAATTAAAGTTTATGGAAGAAAAACAAAAATTACTTAG
- a CDS encoding cupin domain-containing protein produces MKLDFDLTSYYKKIKTSNLYFHTFINKPTLAAGVLLLRPGEEDTQTPHNSDEIYYVISGDGYLKINNKDYKVSKDKAFFVGKNVEHYFHGNKKELKVLYFFGGPDS; encoded by the coding sequence TTGAAACTTGATTTTGATTTAACTTCATATTATAAAAAAATCAAAACTAGTAACTTGTATTTTCATACATTTATCAATAAACCCACTTTAGCCGCAGGAGTTTTACTTTTACGACCAGGTGAAGAAGACACTCAAACTCCTCATAACAGTGATGAGATATACTATGTCATCTCTGGAGATGGTTATCTCAAAATAAATAATAAAGATTACAAAGTATCAAAAGATAAAGCATTTTTTGTTGGAAAAAATGTTGAACATTATTTTCATGGAAACAAAAAAGAACTCAAGGTCTTGTATTTTTTTGGTGGACCTGATTCCTAA
- a CDS encoding DUF4147 domain-containing protein: MIIKNFDELANSEKKKDCLEILEAGLQAANPENIIPKFVMPNKIKINKDIVDLEKFSNIYSVAFGKAADSMTRALNAIIPIKSGIVVIPKGSKSKIKGKKFQIFNSRHPKPDKTSVKAAKEVIKFLDNRRSDELVIFLVSGGGSSLLAMPNEITLDDKIHVTNLLLKSGATIQEFNCVRKHLSKIKGGKLVENMKCSGVSLVMSDVEGDDLSSIASGTTYMDKTTYSDALDILEKYKLKRKTPIEVLQVLEKGKTNQVENISKKPRIKNYIIANNMDCLNEMKKIAKNKGYSINSIQIFGDIKEAVKKILESISDEQKSCLIFGGETTVRVLGKGMGGRNQELVLRLLKNTQKLKKMVIASLGTDGIDGNSVFAGAITENIKIDLDIMKEYLKNSDSGRFFQKQKANIITDFTHTNLMDIGVILR; this comes from the coding sequence ATGATAATCAAAAACTTTGACGAATTGGCAAATTCGGAGAAAAAGAAAGATTGTCTTGAAATTTTAGAGGCAGGATTGCAAGCTGCAAATCCTGAAAACATTATTCCAAAATTTGTAATGCCAAATAAAATCAAAATCAATAAAGACATAGTTGATCTTGAAAAATTTTCAAACATCTATTCAGTTGCATTTGGAAAAGCAGCAGATTCAATGACTAGAGCACTTAATGCAATAATTCCAATAAAGAGTGGCATAGTTGTAATTCCAAAAGGTTCAAAATCGAAAATAAAAGGTAAGAAATTTCAAATTTTTAATTCAAGACACCCAAAACCAGATAAAACAAGTGTAAAGGCTGCAAAGGAAGTTATAAAATTTCTTGATAACAGACGAAGTGATGAATTAGTTATTTTCCTAGTCTCGGGTGGAGGATCTTCATTGCTGGCAATGCCAAATGAGATAACACTTGATGATAAAATCCACGTTACAAATTTACTCTTAAAATCAGGTGCAACAATACAAGAGTTCAATTGTGTTCGCAAACATCTATCTAAAATTAAAGGAGGAAAGTTAGTTGAAAACATGAAATGTAGTGGAGTAAGTTTAGTAATGTCTGATGTTGAAGGAGATGATCTATCATCAATTGCATCAGGAACTACATACATGGATAAGACCACTTATTCAGATGCGCTAGATATTTTAGAGAAATACAAATTAAAAAGAAAAACACCAATCGAAGTTTTACAAGTATTAGAAAAAGGTAAAACGAATCAGGTTGAAAATATTTCAAAAAAACCAAGAATAAAAAACTACATCATTGCAAATAATATGGATTGTCTTAATGAAATGAAAAAGATTGCAAAAAACAAAGGATATAGTATCAATTCAATCCAAATTTTTGGAGATATCAAAGAAGCTGTAAAGAAGATCCTTGAGAGCATATCAGATGAACAAAAATCATGTCTTATTTTTGGAGGGGAAACTACAGTCAGAGTTTTGGGGAAGGGTATGGGTGGAAGAAATCAAGAATTAGTTTTAAGACTACTAAAGAACACACAAAAATTAAAAAAAATGGTTATTGCATCACTTGGAACAGACGGCATTGATGGGAATTCCGTTTTTGCAGGAGCAATTACAGAGAATATCAAAATAGATTTGGATATTATGAAAGAGTATCTTAAAAATAGCGATTCAGGAAGATTCTTTCAAAAACAAAAAGCCAACATCATTACAGATTTTACACATACAAATCTGATGGATATTGGTGTGATTTTAAGATGA
- a CDS encoding calcium/sodium antiporter — protein sequence MELILNVLVVALGLAMLYFGAEWLVKGSINISNRLKISQLVIGLTVVAFGTSTPELAVSVSSALQGFSDVALGNVVGSNIVNIGIILGISAIITPIAVSKSTIRKEIPIMIGSAILLAAVIFDGKIDFLDGVILIAGIVGFLVFSYKSSKKEADIETIKSTTILTQKRFLTKSLTLVGIGLILLTIGSFLTVENSVTIAKSLGVSELVIGLTLVAVGTSLPELITSIVAARKGHSDLSIGNIVGSNIFNIFAIVGIASMIAGIQVNDKVIIDIIVMIAFSVVLIPIMRSGFKISRIEGIMLVGGYLAYITILLYR from the coding sequence ATGGAGTTAATTCTCAATGTTTTAGTTGTCGCTCTAGGGCTTGCAATGCTCTATTTTGGAGCAGAGTGGTTAGTCAAAGGCTCAATTAACATTTCAAACAGATTAAAGATTAGCCAACTAGTAATTGGCCTAACAGTCGTTGCTTTTGGCACATCAACACCAGAATTAGCAGTTAGTGTATCATCGGCTCTTCAGGGATTCTCAGATGTGGCATTAGGAAACGTTGTGGGAAGCAATATTGTCAATATAGGGATAATTCTTGGAATATCAGCAATAATTACGCCTATTGCAGTTTCAAAATCCACAATTAGAAAAGAGATTCCAATTATGATTGGATCTGCAATACTGTTAGCTGCAGTGATTTTTGATGGTAAAATTGATTTTTTAGACGGAGTGATTTTGATTGCAGGCATTGTAGGATTTCTAGTATTTAGCTACAAAAGCTCAAAAAAAGAAGCAGACATTGAGACAATAAAATCAACAACGATTCTAACTCAAAAAAGGTTTCTAACAAAATCATTGACACTAGTTGGAATAGGGCTGATATTATTAACAATAGGATCATTTCTAACAGTTGAAAATTCTGTAACCATTGCCAAAAGTTTAGGAGTATCGGAATTAGTCATAGGGTTAACTCTAGTTGCAGTTGGAACCTCTTTACCTGAACTGATCACATCAATAGTTGCTGCAAGAAAAGGTCACTCTGATCTAAGCATAGGAAATATTGTAGGAAGCAACATTTTCAATATTTTTGCAATAGTTGGAATTGCATCAATGATTGCAGGAATTCAAGTTAATGATAAAGTGATTATAGATATCATTGTAATGATTGCTTTTAGTGTTGTATTGATTCCAATCATGCGCTCAGGATTTAAAATAAGTAGAATAGAAGGCATTATGTTAGTTGGAGGGTATTTGGCATATATCACAATCTTACTTTATAGATAA
- a CDS encoding pyridoxamine 5'-phosphate oxidase family protein, producing the protein MKLTGRLEIKSYEKIKEFLFQEHVGRIASIDENGFPQIIPMNFAFPNDAIYMHSYTIGEKLDNINRNDKVGFEVDRELEFLPSYFSHPTDASQADTLYISVVIKGIASIVKDDTEKSLALNALMEKYQPEGHYDPLTKDDLVLDEVAVIKIVPQSIRGKYKIGQHMRPESRIILAQKILERNSPTSKKTLEIMGFKITDDGLKMVDDPIW; encoded by the coding sequence TTGAAATTAACAGGACGATTAGAAATAAAGTCCTATGAGAAAATTAAGGAATTTTTATTTCAAGAACATGTTGGTAGAATTGCAAGCATAGATGAGAATGGGTTTCCTCAGATAATTCCGATGAATTTTGCATTTCCAAATGATGCAATCTACATGCATTCATACACCATAGGTGAAAAATTGGACAATATTAATAGAAATGATAAGGTTGGTTTTGAAGTAGATCGTGAACTAGAGTTTTTACCTTCCTACTTTTCTCATCCCACAGATGCATCCCAAGCTGATACACTTTACATCAGTGTAGTGATCAAAGGAATTGCCTCAATAGTTAAGGATGATACGGAAAAATCATTAGCACTAAATGCATTAATGGAAAAATATCAACCTGAAGGACATTATGATCCTCTTACAAAAGATGATTTAGTATTGGATGAGGTCGCTGTAATCAAGATAGTTCCTCAATCCATTCGTGGAAAATACAAAATTGGGCAGCACATGCGCCCAGAGTCTAGGATCATTCTTGCACAAAAAATTCTTGAACGCAATTCTCCAACATCTAAAAAAACTTTGGAAATCATGGGATTCAAAATTACAGATGATGGCTTGAAAATGGTTGATGATCCTATATGGTAA
- a CDS encoding iron-containing alcohol dehydrogenase has product MHTVRIPKVIKFGENALGETEYPKNALVVTTAPPELSGKWLDKMGIQDYMLYDKVKPEPSIDDVNSLIAEFKDKKPSVLIGLGGGSSLDVVKYSAQDFGVEKILIPTTFGTGAEMTTYCVLKFDGKKKLLREDRFLADMAVVDSYFLKGTPQQIVNNSVCDACAQATEGYDSKLGNDLTRTLCKQAFEILYDAIMNDKPENYPYGSMLSGMGFGNCSTTLGHALSYVFSNEGVPHGYSLSSCTTVAHKHNKSIFYDRFKEAMEKLGFDKLDLKADVSEAADIVMTDRGHLDPNPIPISKEDVVKCLEDIKAGNL; this is encoded by the coding sequence ATGCACACAGTACGCATTCCAAAAGTTATCAAATTTGGCGAAAACGCACTTGGTGAAACTGAGTATCCAAAAAATGCTCTAGTTGTTACAACTGCTCCTCCAGAATTATCTGGAAAGTGGCTTGACAAAATGGGCATTCAAGATTACATGCTTTATGACAAAGTAAAGCCTGAACCATCAATTGATGATGTTAATTCATTGATTGCTGAATTCAAAGACAAAAAACCATCTGTCTTAATTGGATTAGGTGGAGGAAGCTCATTGGATGTTGTAAAATATTCTGCTCAAGATTTTGGAGTAGAAAAGATCTTGATTCCAACTACATTTGGAACAGGAGCTGAAATGACAACATACTGCGTTTTGAAATTTGATGGCAAAAAGAAACTGTTACGTGAAGACAGATTCCTTGCTGACATGGCTGTAGTTGATTCATACTTTTTAAAAGGTACGCCACAACAAATTGTAAATAATTCTGTTTGTGATGCTTGTGCTCAAGCAACTGAAGGTTATGATAGCAAATTAGGAAACGACTTGACTAGAACACTGTGCAAACAAGCATTTGAGATTCTCTACGATGCAATAATGAATGACAAACCAGAAAACTATCCATATGGTTCAATGTTATCTGGAATGGGATTTGGAAATTGTTCTACAACTCTAGGACATGCATTGTCTTATGTTTTCTCAAATGAAGGAGTACCTCATGGTTATTCATTATCCTCTTGTACTACTGTTGCACACAAACATAACAAGTCCATCTTCTATGATAGATTCAAAGAGGCTATGGAAAAACTTGGATTTGACAAATTAGATCTCAAAGCTGATGTTTCCGAAGCTGCAGATATTGTAATGACTGATAGAGGACATTTAGATCCAAACCCAATACCAATATCTAAAGAAGATGTTGTAAAATGTCTTGAAGACATCAAAGCAGGCAATTTGTAA
- a CDS encoding cation:proton antiporter: MLALVFESILYLAVLIISAKLFGELMHRINQPTIIGNVLAGIIVGPALFAIVQPVEAIDLFVSIGVFFLFFLIGLEEIDLSGLFKVMRGRIFAGSAVAFLIPFVTAGIFGLTLDMNFIHAFAIASVIAASSLGVTAKILTDLGKLRSTIGLEIFTVTAVVEFIAIIITSVLIQVNQSDNPEISEFLWLFAKMIIFFVVAGLVSKFIVPPFFRFIRKHLQLKLIYFGLVVGMILLVAYFAELSGIHGAIGALLLGIAVSRMNREDYTEISQHIHVIGYGVFIPIFFAGIGLHFTTGFLEIPIWVIAVFIGIIVGVKFVSSWIAVRIARMYPATTVAYGVMSKGAVDLALLLSLLEVDIVDENLFSLLVLGTLITMIISSVELQRKLKKVIQVKVGNLEIAMLPIYFRRAVSDKKAEDAMITQYPIVFQNEKIKDILEKHDLSKMPCLVNDVDHTIGIISKKDLSKVHKNSYDKYTAQDIMNKKFNTVLPQEYLFSVIQKMNSHSYDLIPVTEPSPNGRVIGVVTNESIMELLSKKPIPKNES; this comes from the coding sequence TTGCTAGCCTTGGTTTTTGAATCCATTCTTTATCTTGCGGTCTTGATTATTTCAGCTAAATTATTTGGCGAGCTGATGCATAGGATTAACCAGCCAACTATTATCGGAAATGTTCTGGCAGGAATAATTGTAGGTCCTGCATTATTTGCAATAGTTCAACCAGTAGAGGCAATTGATCTATTTGTCTCAATAGGAGTGTTTTTCCTATTTTTCTTAATTGGACTTGAAGAAATTGACCTCTCAGGATTATTCAAGGTAATGCGAGGAAGAATTTTTGCAGGTTCTGCTGTTGCATTTTTAATTCCATTTGTCACTGCAGGAATCTTTGGACTGACTTTGGATATGAATTTCATTCATGCTTTTGCAATAGCAAGTGTAATTGCTGCATCTAGTCTTGGTGTTACTGCAAAAATTCTCACTGATTTGGGAAAACTTCGCTCAACAATTGGTTTGGAGATATTTACAGTAACAGCTGTTGTAGAGTTTATTGCAATTATTATCACGAGTGTTCTAATTCAAGTAAATCAGAGTGATAATCCAGAAATTTCTGAATTTCTTTGGTTATTTGCAAAAATGATCATCTTCTTTGTAGTAGCTGGGTTGGTATCAAAATTTATTGTTCCGCCCTTTTTCAGATTTATTCGAAAACATTTGCAACTAAAACTAATTTATTTTGGATTAGTTGTTGGTATGATTCTTTTAGTTGCATACTTTGCAGAATTAAGTGGAATCCATGGAGCTATTGGTGCATTACTTTTAGGAATTGCAGTATCTAGAATGAATAGAGAAGACTATACTGAGATTTCTCAACATATTCATGTCATTGGATATGGTGTCTTTATTCCAATATTCTTTGCAGGTATAGGATTACATTTTACAACTGGCTTTTTGGAGATTCCAATCTGGGTAATTGCAGTCTTTATAGGAATTATTGTTGGAGTAAAATTTGTATCTTCGTGGATAGCTGTTCGTATCGCACGGATGTATCCTGCTACTACTGTTGCATATGGTGTAATGTCAAAGGGCGCAGTAGACCTTGCCCTGCTCTTGTCTTTGCTTGAAGTAGATATTGTAGATGAGAATCTGTTCTCTTTGCTTGTTTTAGGTACTTTGATTACAATGATTATATCCAGCGTTGAATTACAGCGTAAATTAAAAAAAGTAATTCAAGTCAAGGTTGGAAATCTTGAGATTGCAATGCTGCCAATTTACTTCCGACGTGCAGTATCTGATAAAAAGGCAGAAGATGCTATGATTACACAATATCCTATAGTTTTTCAAAATGAAAAAATTAAAGATATTTTGGAAAAACATGATTTATCCAAGATGCCATGTTTGGTAAATGATGTTGATCATACTATAGGTATAATTTCTAAAAAAGATCTTTCAAAGGTTCACAAAAATAGTTATGATAAATATACTGCTCAGGATATTATGAATAAAAAATTCAATACAGTGCTTCCTCAGGAGTATCTGTTTTCTGTAATTCAGAAAATGAATTCCCATTCTTATGATCTGATCCCAGTTACCGAACCCAGCCCAAATGGTAGGGTGATTGGAGTTGTGACTAATGAATCAATTATGGAATTGTTGTCAAAAAAACCAATTCCTAAAAATGAAAGTTAG
- a CDS encoding exonuclease: MTRNGILCETVDKRVFLDPKNSHVNGINFVSHAHSDHLPSKNGGTILSSIETNEIANLRGFKMQNHIESLEDFSLIDSGHILGAKGLLFDDIFYTGDICTRKRGFLQAAQIPKCKILITECTFGLPEFVFPKLDEILKQVNELISELYSKGIPVILMGYQLGKAQTITQLFGHWGPLYLHDSVKEMNSLHQKFGVLLNDGISHSEAQKTGLLDKKPWIMVAPMLSEKNKFIQEMKSKYGAVTIGFSGWAQSSRFPFGRRTDYSFPMSDHCDFNELVEMVLKSDAEQVYTIHGFVEEFALHLQKLGIKAQPLVENSLDDFI, encoded by the coding sequence ATGACTAGGAATGGAATTTTATGTGAAACCGTAGATAAACGAGTTTTTTTGGATCCTAAAAATAGCCATGTTAATGGAATAAACTTTGTTTCCCATGCTCACTCTGATCATCTTCCATCAAAAAATGGTGGAACTATACTATCCTCAATTGAAACAAATGAGATAGCCAATTTACGTGGATTTAAAATGCAAAATCATATCGAATCTCTGGAAGATTTTTCATTAATTGATAGTGGACATATACTTGGAGCTAAAGGTTTACTCTTTGATGATATTTTCTACACTGGGGATATTTGTACCCGCAAAAGAGGCTTTTTACAAGCAGCACAAATTCCAAAATGTAAAATTCTAATCACAGAATGCACATTTGGTCTTCCAGAATTTGTTTTTCCAAAACTTGATGAAATTCTAAAACAAGTAAATGAATTAATCTCTGAACTTTACTCTAAGGGGATTCCTGTTATTCTAATGGGTTATCAGTTAGGAAAAGCACAAACCATTACTCAGCTCTTTGGTCATTGGGGTCCATTGTATCTTCATGATTCAGTAAAAGAGATGAATTCCCTTCATCAAAAATTTGGGGTTCTGCTAAATGATGGAATCAGTCATTCTGAGGCTCAAAAAACTGGTTTACTGGATAAAAAACCATGGATTATGGTTGCTCCAATGCTTTCTGAAAAAAACAAATTCATTCAAGAAATGAAATCAAAGTATGGCGCTGTAACTATTGGATTTAGTGGCTGGGCGCAATCCTCCCGATTTCCTTTTGGTAGAAGAACCGACTATTCTTTTCCCATGAGTGATCATTGTGACTTTAATGAACTAGTTGAGATGGTGTTAAAATCTGATGCAGAACAAGTTTACACTATTCATGGTTTTGTTGAAGAGTTTGCACTTCATTTACAGAAGCTTGGAATTAAAGCACAACCCCTAGTTGAAAATTCTCTTGATGATTTTATTTAG
- a CDS encoding LLM class flavin-dependent oxidoreductase, producing the protein MYVTQKQLKFGIQNGLNVARAGYTEDQILTACMLADKTGYDSIFYMDHTNVPQWKNAIVLDPWVMLSAIAAVTNNVELGTCVTDAIRRHPSNIALAAITLDRVSKGRAILGIGAGEAQNLKEFCIPFEKPVSKWEEQIETIHTLYKSTPDNTVNYDGKYYKLEGACLQAPPIRKPRPPTYMASGGTRTLALTGKLGDGWLPIGYTPELFEDHAAQIRKAMDENNRTQEEKDNFQYALDIDVYFSEDAEESWARMKEAVKVSLFKPEILRVHGLKEIEGFDFRKYFTEYSMSNQDWIVKMREAATKIPEKVARSSTAVGTPDDIIPTFERFMDAGVNHFVIRFWGKNYFGSIDKFASHVMPALRERAKK; encoded by the coding sequence TTGTACGTGACTCAAAAACAATTAAAATTTGGAATTCAAAACGGATTAAATGTTGCCCGGGCTGGCTACACTGAAGACCAGATTTTAACTGCCTGTATGTTAGCTGACAAAACAGGATATGATTCAATTTTCTATATGGACCATACTAATGTCCCACAATGGAAAAATGCAATTGTTTTAGACCCTTGGGTTATGTTATCTGCAATTGCTGCAGTTACAAATAACGTTGAATTGGGAACTTGTGTAACTGATGCAATTAGAAGACATCCATCAAATATTGCATTAGCTGCAATCACATTAGATAGAGTCTCAAAGGGTAGAGCAATTCTTGGTATTGGTGCAGGAGAGGCTCAAAATCTTAAAGAATTTTGTATTCCATTTGAGAAACCAGTTTCAAAATGGGAAGAACAAATTGAAACTATTCATACCTTATACAAATCAACACCTGATAATACTGTAAATTATGACGGAAAATATTACAAACTTGAAGGTGCATGTCTCCAAGCACCCCCAATTAGAAAACCTAGACCTCCAACTTACATGGCATCTGGTGGAACACGTACACTTGCATTAACAGGTAAACTTGGAGATGGTTGGTTGCCAATCGGATATACTCCTGAATTATTTGAGGATCATGCTGCACAAATTAGAAAAGCAATGGATGAGAATAACAGAACACAAGAAGAAAAAGATAATTTCCAATATGCCCTAGATATTGATGTGTACTTTTCTGAAGATGCAGAAGAGTCATGGGCAAGAATGAAAGAGGCAGTAAAGGTTAGCTTGTTCAAGCCTGAAATTTTAAGAGTGCATGGATTGAAAGAAATTGAAGGATTTGACTTTAGAAAATACTTTACAGAATATTCGATGTCTAATCAAGATTGGATTGTAAAAATGAGAGAAGCTGCAACCAAAATTCCAGAAAAAGTTGCACGTTCATCAACTGCAGTTGGAACTCCTGATGATATCATTCCAACATTTGAGAGATTCATGGATGCTGGTGTAAATCACTTTGTAATTAGATTCTGGGGAAAGAATTACTTTGGCTCTATTGACAAATTCGCAAGCCATGTAATGCCTGCACTTCGTGAAAGAGCAAAAAAGTAA
- a CDS encoding antibiotic biosynthesis monooxygenase → MADIQLKEGAEEDFKKWFSESNKILSSFPGFVSRKFLKSPDGSYRIFVEHESKETFIKMHQSPEHEKIHPMGHSFMSADPIRKTFTVAAE, encoded by the coding sequence ATGGCAGATATTCAACTCAAAGAAGGAGCTGAGGAAGATTTCAAAAAATGGTTTTCTGAATCAAACAAGATTCTTTCAAGTTTTCCTGGATTTGTATCTAGAAAATTCCTAAAATCGCCTGATGGCAGTTATAGAATTTTTGTAGAGCATGAAAGCAAAGAGACTTTTATCAAAATGCATCAAAGCCCAGAACATGAAAAAATTCACCCAATGGGGCATTCTTTTATGAGTGCAGATCCTATCCGTAAAACATTCACAGTAGCTGCTGAATAA